A portion of the Limibacillus sp. genome contains these proteins:
- the ppk2 gene encoding polyphosphate kinase 2 has product MSASKDDSEKLAWLEAELADTLDEDYELEMSEPALSLELRRIYKDVHPPSMERRDYFKTLLTLQAELIKLQDWVAHSKAKIVVIFEGRDSAGKGGVIKRITQRLNPRICRVVALPAPSDREKSQWYFQRYVPHLPAGGEIVLFDRSWYNRAGVERVMGFADEEEVERFFRDVPEFERSLVRSGIILIKYWFSITDEEQQMRFLMRIHDPLKQWKLSPMDLQSRVRWEDYTKAKEEMFDRTNISEAPWYIVEGNDKKRARLNCIDHFISQIPYEEVSQEKVALPDRVFNANYERQVLPSELYVPQKY; this is encoded by the coding sequence GTGAGTGCCTCAAAGGACGATTCCGAGAAGTTGGCTTGGCTGGAAGCCGAACTCGCCGACACCCTGGACGAGGACTATGAACTGGAGATGTCGGAACCGGCGCTATCGCTCGAGTTGAGGCGGATCTACAAGGATGTCCACCCTCCGTCGATGGAACGCAGGGATTACTTCAAGACGCTGCTGACGCTCCAAGCCGAGTTGATAAAGCTTCAGGACTGGGTTGCGCATAGCAAAGCTAAGATCGTCGTGATCTTCGAGGGGCGCGACAGCGCGGGCAAGGGCGGCGTCATAAAGCGCATTACGCAAAGGCTCAACCCAAGAATCTGCCGCGTCGTGGCTTTGCCCGCACCCAGCGACCGTGAGAAAAGCCAGTGGTACTTCCAGCGCTATGTACCCCATCTTCCTGCTGGCGGCGAAATCGTGCTCTTCGACCGCTCTTGGTACAACCGGGCCGGTGTGGAGCGGGTGATGGGCTTTGCGGACGAAGAGGAGGTTGAGCGCTTCTTTCGGGACGTCCCGGAATTCGAGCGCTCGCTGGTTCGCTCCGGCATAATCCTGATCAAGTATTGGTTCTCCATCACAGACGAGGAACAACAGATGCGCTTCCTGATGCGTATCCACGATCCTTTGAAGCAGTGGAAGCTGAGTCCCATGGACCTGCAATCCCGTGTCCGGTGGGAAGACTATACCAAGGCTAAGGAGGAGATGTTCGATCGGACAAACATTTCTGAAGCCCCCTGGTACATTGTGGAGGGAAACGACAAGAAGCGAGCGCGTTTGAATTGCATCGATCATTTCATCAGCCAAATTCCCTATGAGGAAGTGAGCCAAGAAAAGGTCGCGCTGCCCGATCGAGTCTTTAACGCAAACTATGAACGCCAGGTGCTTCCCAGCGAGCTATACGTCCCGCAGAAATATTGA
- a CDS encoding MBL fold metallo-hydrolase, protein MAFEVAENWFDWVELDDGVTLIWEPYVDPLIRCNIWHVRGESRDLLVDSGLGIASLSEAAASLFRRPLTAVATHTHYDHVGGLHEFEERVVHRLEAEELREPKGFASLRAADFDAGVAASFRDAGLDLPEVMLEALPRPGYDIAAYALNPAPATRLVDEGDVIEAGGRRFEVLHLPGHSPGSIGLWEAQSGVLFSGDAIYDGPLLDGLPGSDVGAYVATMKRLLELPVRVVHAGHDASFGRERLYELARAYLQDRA, encoded by the coding sequence TTGGCATTTGAAGTGGCGGAAAATTGGTTCGACTGGGTCGAACTGGACGATGGCGTCACTCTGATTTGGGAGCCATACGTGGACCCGCTCATCCGCTGCAACATCTGGCACGTCCGCGGAGAGAGCCGCGACCTGTTGGTCGACAGCGGCCTCGGGATCGCGAGCTTATCTGAGGCTGCGGCAAGCCTGTTTCGGCGGCCGTTGACAGCCGTCGCCACCCATACGCACTACGACCACGTGGGCGGGCTTCATGAGTTTGAAGAGCGGGTGGTCCACCGCCTAGAAGCAGAGGAGCTGCGCGAGCCCAAGGGGTTCGCCTCGCTAAGAGCTGCAGACTTCGACGCCGGCGTCGCAGCTAGCTTCCGCGATGCGGGCCTCGACTTGCCCGAGGTGATGCTGGAAGCCCTGCCCCGACCGGGTTACGACATTGCCGCCTATGCCCTGAATCCCGCGCCAGCCACCCGCCTTGTCGACGAGGGCGACGTTATTGAGGCCGGAGGGCGGCGCTTCGAGGTTTTGCATCTGCCCGGGCATTCGCCCGGCAGTATTGGGCTTTGGGAGGCGCAGAGTGGCGTCCTTTTCTCCGGTGATGCGATCTATGACGGCCCACTCCTCGATGGGCTTCCGGGGTCCGACGTCGGGGCCTACGTCGCGACCATGAAACGTCTCTTGGAGCTCCCCGTTCGGGTGGTCCACGCCGGCCACGATGCGAGCTTCGGTCGTGAGCGCCTATATGAACTTGCCCGGGCCTATTTGCAGGACCGCGCCTGA
- a CDS encoding MBL fold metallo-hydrolase, which produces MMMRILSAALLFTFAALPATAQEANRALTKVKGDVWRFQNNFHYSMLIETADGVVVTDPINAEAASWLKAEIYERFQKPVIYLIYSHSHGDHASGGSIFAETAVVIAEANSPAEIDGVVPDYRIAERSLLRVGGKTLELVPIGPGHGQDMMVVVVRPENVAFVVDVVSPGRLPYRDFPGADINGLMDQIRAVQALRFEIMLPGHSRLGNQSDSEEALAYLQWLKEAVASQLRAGKSVDEIVANLDTSRWSNMMAYDQWMDLNIQGMARWLEASGELQN; this is translated from the coding sequence ATGATGATGCGCATTCTATCTGCAGCTCTGCTGTTCACCTTTGCCGCCCTTCCAGCCACCGCTCAAGAAGCCAATCGAGCGCTCACCAAGGTGAAGGGCGATGTTTGGCGCTTCCAGAATAACTTTCACTACTCGATGCTTATTGAAACCGCTGATGGCGTGGTCGTGACCGACCCCATCAACGCGGAGGCCGCTTCTTGGCTGAAGGCAGAGATTTACGAGAGGTTCCAGAAGCCGGTCATTTATCTCATCTACAGCCACAGTCATGGTGATCATGCCTCGGGCGGCTCTATCTTTGCTGAGACGGCGGTCGTCATAGCAGAGGCAAATTCGCCTGCCGAGATCGACGGGGTCGTCCCTGACTACCGTATCGCTGAACGGTCGTTGCTGCGTGTCGGAGGCAAGACCCTTGAATTAGTGCCCATAGGGCCGGGCCACGGGCAGGATATGATGGTCGTTGTGGTGCGGCCAGAGAATGTCGCCTTCGTTGTAGATGTAGTCAGCCCCGGCAGGTTGCCTTATCGCGACTTCCCCGGCGCCGACATCAATGGACTTATGGACCAGATACGCGCAGTTCAGGCTCTTAGGTTTGAGATAATGCTTCCCGGTCACAGCCGACTAGGTAACCAGTCGGATTCCGAGGAGGCTCTTGCGTATCTTCAGTGGCTTAAGGAGGCGGTGGCTAGCCAACTTCGCGCAGGCAAGTCGGTTGATGAAATCGTTGCGAACCTCGACACGAGCCGGTGGTCGAACATGATGGCATACGACCAATGGATGGACCTGAACATCCAGGGAATGGCCCGATGGTTAGAAGCAAGCGGAGAGCTACAAAACTAG